The Alnus glutinosa chromosome 8, dhAlnGlut1.1, whole genome shotgun sequence DNA segment ATTGAGAACCGGAGTCACCCTGACGTTGGCCGAGTAGGAGCGTTCCATTCCCCTGTGCTTGAACGTTCTGGGCCCGCCGTTGAAGCTACTGGGACTGCTTGAGCTCCGCTCCAAGCTCTGAAACACTATCTTCCCCGACGAGTTCATTCTGGGGCTGTCCACCGAAACCCCCCTACTCCCCACCCCACCTGACTGCTCCCCCGCCGTTGCCCTCCTCATCGGGCTCCGTCCCACCCTCGTCGGATTCGGATTATTTTCCGACGATACTGCCACCCTCGGCTTCACTATTCTCATTCTTGGCCGCTGAAGGGATTTTGGGTTCGGGTTCGCGTTCGGCTTATCCGAGTCGAGCGAGAGCCTCGGGAGATCTTCGTGCTCGTGACCCGAGGACGAGGACGACAGAGAGAGACGCGAGGACATGGAGACGGACTCACAGTCGGAGTCCTTCAACAATGGGAAGCTCTGCGAAGCGTCAGAGGACGATGAAGACGAAGATTTCGAACTCCTGTGGAGGAAATACTTCAGGGACTTGGGGTTCGTGCTCGAAGACGACGACCACGACGTCGTTTTGTGGCTCTCAGTTTTGGGGTTAGTGTTCTGGTACAGCTTCTTCAGCCCCAGAAGCTCCTTCCAACGACTCGAACACCTCGGGGCTTTTGGAGAGAACAGGTATGGGTCCGTACCGGAGATTTCAGTTCTTCGTCGAGACTTGGCCGACTCCGGTGACCTGATCTCGGACGAGGTCGTTGGCTCGTTCAGGGAAGGTTTGACCGAAGAGAGCAGCAGCGGCATCAGCTTCCCGTCGAAGAAGAGCTCGTCGGCCGGGAGCATAGCGACCGGATCTTCGAGCCTGAACTCGAAATCTCCGGACGGAGCTTCCGGATCTGGCTTCTCTGACGAGTACTCGGCCACCGGAGAGAGCTGTTTGGGTCCGGCGAGCTTGGACGGGTCTTCCTCGCGGCTGAAAGAGACGCGAGGACTAAGCCAGCCGTAAGAAGGGTAGGTCGCCGGAGGGCAGTCAAGGAAGTTATCGGGCGACATCCCGATGTTGTTGACGCATGCCGAAGCCATTTCCAAAAACGTAAAGCTGTGTTTTCAACCAGAAAGCTCCAAGTTTCATCGGAATCACATAGCCGGAAAATGCAGCAAGAGCTAGAGAGAAAGGGCGAGGATGAGGGGTTTTGTTAGCGCTGTGTTAGGGTTTGGAAGAAGGAAGTGTGTTGTTGCATTTAGTGTGAGAGAGTTAAGTGTGCAGTGGTGTCATACTTGAGGGTACATATTTATATAACACGGAACTCAAACTATGCATTCAAGCTGGGCCACTTGGCCCAGTTGCCTGCctcctatctctctctctctctctctctcgttttctACTGCAACTCAAtactttaatatatttttcttttccaatttattgttttaattgcAGTCATGCGACCATCGATTCATAGCTCAAATCTTTGTGTTATAAAATAGTATGATAATGATGGCGGGGTCCATATATTTTGAAGCATAAGGTTATAAGTTTatgtaatgttatttttttataattaaatattaattaaactaaatttattttaatatttatattatattttttttatggattaaaTACAATTCATCCTCGAAATTATCagccattttcaatttgattaccaaaagtttaaaaatttgtaatgtacCCCTtcaaagttgcaaaaattttcaatttaggtaTTCTATCACCCTCACCCGTTAAACCTAACGGAAAAGTGAACACGTGCGTGTCACGTGCACTATTCGAAGATTATGTCCCCTTTATACCCTTATTTTAACACGTTAAATTATCAGAATGCCCTTGAAAACAACACATGCCTTTagacaaattaaaaaagagCCACAGACAAACTCATTCGAGAACTTTTGTTGTCTTCAAGCCTATAGGATCACGGTCTGAGCTTTTAGGGTTTCTTCGAAAAGCAACTCATGGAATCTTCCACTGAAATCGGTACCTTCGAGTCCACGCAGCGCAGCGGGGCCACATCTTCAATTGAGCGAATTTGTTATTGTGAGCAGCCGATGATGGTGAAAACCGCCCACATCACAGAAAATTTCAGTAGGAGATTCGTGAGCTGTGAAAATTGGAAGGTAAGTTAGTGACtcgaattttttttgttcttgtatTTTTGTGGTGAGTATATAATGATTATTGATTGTTTATGTTCGATTCTAATGTGGGTCTATATTTCTCGGTCACTGTACATCAATGGTTATTGCTTGTTGGTATTCGATTTTTATGTTGGGTCTATACTTCCATGTTTTAAGCTTGTAAATTGACTCGTTTCTTGCATGAGAAACATTTTGCAAACTTAAAATTTACTAAGTAATGCGTACTTgaatattatgttttatttttcttttcttttgttgttgttgagaaAATAGGCCAAATGTTTGCAATACCCCTTCtaccaaattaattaactaaagcAAATTCTTAAAGAATGTACACTATCACTCCAAAGCACAATGGAAATCCTATAAGTGGTTTTGTGTATACATTATGCTTAAGTTCCCcatattcaaaaataataatgagaaTCTTCTCATGAGTTGAAACCTACACAAATTCAAGAACATATAATTCTTTGGGATTTAAAGTGGGAAAATTAATATATAGGTTGAAACCCAGTATAGGTTAAGCTACTATTAATGCATTCCTATTCTTTTGAATAATGGCCTCAAATTGTATAGGTTAAGGTATCTATGATTAAGCTATCTATTATATCTTTACCTTCTTAGTGAAGTAGTTGAGGAGCTGCATAAAACTCACTCTTATTGAATAATGGTGTCAAATTGTTTTGGTGATTAATCCTTGTTATCGGTTTTACAGATTAACCATGATTGTGGGTTCTTTGAATGGCTTGATCCTGAGTTGTGTCAATATGGTATGAAGGCAGGAAGACAATTGCAGCGGAGGCACAAAGTGTTGGTAGTAGAAGCAAAGTGATGTGAAACCATTATTGCAAATGAAGTTGGGAAGGTAAAAGTTGAAATGGGGGCAGAGGTTGGGCATCTCAAGGCATTAATTGAGAAACAATCTGAGCAACTGAAGTCAGAAGTAGAGATTGGGGAGATCAAAGTCCACACAGTGAAGAAAAAGTACTAGAAAGTCCTTGTCTGTTCATGGATCTTTTGTGCTCTTTCACTGTTTTTGTTTAGATACACTTACGAAGGGACGCACAATGGCAAAGTCTGTCGTATGCCATTTCCTTAAGTCGTCCATATGTACTGGTTTAGTACTTTGGTGTTTGTAATGAAGTCTATGATGTACCCCATGTTTTGTTGCTTTTGTTATTATTGTGGTGTAAAAGACAATGTGTTCAGTGTGATGTATTAGCAAGACTAGGGTATTTGGtaaatgttagtttgtgattgactgcattctgtttgacaaaatcacttttatgtaatgttgctacattaTCAGGGAtgtcgtttatttcagagtcttaatttcaaataagtggttcaagatgctcaaagaagattttgtgcagattccaagttagagaagtcagatcccaagcttccgtccggacggcctcgtCATTCGTTTGGATGCCCATTAGTGTCAAAGAGTTTCGAATAgctcaaggttgcatccgtctggatgtcACGGCAACACGTCCCGACACtcatcagtgttcgacaagaaatcagatttccttcacaggcacagatatggaaagacagcTACATCTGTCCAAACGTTATCcgtgataaggcaagacatggagaagaattgcaaccgtctggacgatagggcaacaccgtccagaatcaatccttattatggtatttacatgcagc contains these protein-coding regions:
- the LOC133875322 gene encoding uncharacterized protein LOC133875322, with the translated sequence MASACVNNIGMSPDNFLDCPPATYPSYGWLSPRVSFSREEDPSKLAGPKQLSPVAEYSSEKPDPEAPSGDFEFRLEDPVAMLPADELFFDGKLMPLLLSSVKPSLNEPTTSSEIRSPESAKSRRRTEISGTDPYLFSPKAPRCSSRWKELLGLKKLYQNTNPKTESHKTTSWSSSSSTNPKSLKYFLHRSSKSSSSSSSDASQSFPLLKDSDCESVSMSSRLSLSSSSSGHEHEDLPRLSLDSDKPNANPNPKSLQRPRMRIVKPRVAVSSENNPNPTRVGRSPMRRATAGEQSGGVGSRGVSVDSPRMNSSGKIVFQSLERSSSSPSSFNGGPRTFKHRGMERSYSANVRVTPVLNVPVCSLRGSSKSVSVFGFGQLFSSPQKREGNGAGGSNRGSHGNSRNRSDRT